The Syngnathus scovelli strain Florida chromosome 13, RoL_Ssco_1.2, whole genome shotgun sequence genome has a window encoding:
- the LOC125979500 gene encoding BRCA1-A complex subunit Abraxas 1 isoform X3: MTTDGLGRAGPGRSPVEEGLILGENHVEEHVTISDTQEDHVHLRRTSSVHKHVCCHKLDTWYDAAGRVDEEALGRLLGGNHRDLLIGWYRQRRNSERRMTMRERAVHENFRAALRVPHAVFLLVTPAALAEAGSTHRAEYSAFVSGNRQVPVVVTNLASLDHRAYWTASPPCRTPGYRRAVGRHSSTLLDASGRAADAEAVNGMNESLQDELRRACGAVADSERAVQKTLTEVCALRKKLGDSESAAASKAEGVAVATRNLRLRLAIGALVARSPLFGSCTLTRDAFPVLEAARDEMKRRPVAAAKRSAKRKRRKADAAAK, translated from the exons GAAGGTTTGATCCTTGGCGAGAACCACGTGGAGGAGCACGTGACCATCAGCGACACGCAAGAGGACCACGTTCACCTCCGCCGAACGTCCA GCGTCCACAAACACGTGTGTTGCCACAAACTCGACAC ctGGTACGACGCAGCGGGCAGGGTGGACGAGGAGGCGCTTGGCAGGCTCCTGGGGGGAAACCATCGGGATCTCCTGATCGGGTGGTACCGCCAACGCAGGAACTCTGAGCGGCGAATGACAATGCGTGAGAGAGCGGTGCACGAGAACTTTCGGGCGGCGCTGCGCGTGCCGCACGCCGTCTTCCTGCTGGTGACCCCCGCGGCGCTGGCGGAGGCCGGCTCCACCCACCGCGCCGAATACTCTGCCTTTGTCTCCGGCAACAG GCAGGTCCCCGTGGTGGTCACCAACTTGGCCTCGCTGGACCATCGGGCGTACTGGACAGCGTCGCCGCCGTGCCGGACGCCGGGCTACCGCCGCGCCGTCGGCCGCCACAG TTCCACGTTGCTGGACGCCAGCGGTCGGGCGGCGGACGCGGAGGCGGTCAACGGCATGAACGAGTCGCTGCaagacgagcttcgg AGGGCGTGCGGCGCCGTGGCAGACAGCGAGCGCGCCGTGCAGAAGACGCTCACCGAAGTTTGCGCCCTCAGGAAGAAGCTCGGTGACAGCGAGTCGGCCGCGGCCAGCAAAG cagagggcgtggccgTCGCAACAAGGAACCTGCGCCTCCGGCTGGCCATCGGCGCACTCGTGGCCCGCTCGCCGCTCTTTGGCTCGTGTACCCTGACGCGCGACGCCTTTCCCGTGCTGGAGGCCGCGCGCGACGAGATGAAGCGCCGACCCGTCGCGGCGGCCAAACGGTCAGCCAAGAGGAAGCGACGCAAAGCCGACGCCGCCGCAAAGTGA
- the LOC125979500 gene encoding BRCA1-A complex subunit Abraxas 1 isoform X2 has protein sequence MAEPSVRIPGIVLSSLLFEHINKDSDVEGLILGENHVEEHVTISDTQEDHVHLRRTSSVHKHVCCHKLDTWYDAAGRVDEEALGRLLGGNHRDLLIGWYRQRRNSERRMTMRERAVHENFRAALRVPHAVFLLVTPAALAEAGSTHRAEYSAFVSGNRQVPVVVTNLASLDHRAYWTASPPCRTPGYRRAVGRHSSTLLDASGRAADAEAVNGMNESLQDELRRACGAVADSERAVQKTLTEVCALRKKLGDSESAAASKEGVAVATRNLRLRLAIGALVARSPLFGSCTLTRDAFPVLEAARDEMKRRPVAAAKRSAKRKRRKADAAAK, from the exons ATGGCGGAGCCCTCGGTTCGGATCCCCGGAATTGTTTTGTCTTCTTTATTGTTTGAGCACATCAACAAAGACTCGGACGTG GAAGGTTTGATCCTTGGCGAGAACCACGTGGAGGAGCACGTGACCATCAGCGACACGCAAGAGGACCACGTTCACCTCCGCCGAACGTCCA GCGTCCACAAACACGTGTGTTGCCACAAACTCGACAC ctGGTACGACGCAGCGGGCAGGGTGGACGAGGAGGCGCTTGGCAGGCTCCTGGGGGGAAACCATCGGGATCTCCTGATCGGGTGGTACCGCCAACGCAGGAACTCTGAGCGGCGAATGACAATGCGTGAGAGAGCGGTGCACGAGAACTTTCGGGCGGCGCTGCGCGTGCCGCACGCCGTCTTCCTGCTGGTGACCCCCGCGGCGCTGGCGGAGGCCGGCTCCACCCACCGCGCCGAATACTCTGCCTTTGTCTCCGGCAACAG GCAGGTCCCCGTGGTGGTCACCAACTTGGCCTCGCTGGACCATCGGGCGTACTGGACAGCGTCGCCGCCGTGCCGGACGCCGGGCTACCGCCGCGCCGTCGGCCGCCACAG TTCCACGTTGCTGGACGCCAGCGGTCGGGCGGCGGACGCGGAGGCGGTCAACGGCATGAACGAGTCGCTGCaagacgagcttcgg AGGGCGTGCGGCGCCGTGGCAGACAGCGAGCGCGCCGTGCAGAAGACGCTCACCGAAGTTTGCGCCCTCAGGAAGAAGCTCGGTGACAGCGAGTCGGCCGCGGCCAGCAAAG agggcgtggccgTCGCAACAAGGAACCTGCGCCTCCGGCTGGCCATCGGCGCACTCGTGGCCCGCTCGCCGCTCTTTGGCTCGTGTACCCTGACGCGCGACGCCTTTCCCGTGCTGGAGGCCGCGCGCGACGAGATGAAGCGCCGACCCGTCGCGGCGGCCAAACGGTCAGCCAAGAGGAAGCGACGCAAAGCCGACGCCGCCGCAAAGTGA
- the prpf38a gene encoding pre-mRNA-splicing factor 38A: protein MANRTVKDANSIHGTNPQYLVEKIIRTRIYECKYWKEECFGLTAELVVDKAMELKFVGGVFGGNIKPTPFLCLVLKLLQIQPEKDIIVEFIKNEDFKYVRLLGAMYMRLTGTTVDCYKYLEPLYNDYRKIKTQNRNGEFELMHVDEFIHELLHSERMCDIILPRLQKRQVLEEAEMLEPRVSALEEDLDEDLDEAESSDDDDEDDEGGGRPDGVPGPELHRRGARRCDDRPRHSPSPPRRRRGSRSPRRRSRSPKARRSPDARRERRRGSKSPRRHRERRRRSKSPAATHRRSRRHRSRSKSPDKSGKKSRKKSRRSDP from the exons ATGGCGAACAGGACGGTGAAAGACGCCAACAGCATCCACGGGACCAACCCGCAGTACTTGGTCGAGAAGATTATCCGAACCCGCATTTACGAGTGCAAGTACTGGAAAGAGGAATGCTTTGGGCTGACCGCCGAGCTGGTGGTCGACAAGGCCATGGAGCTCAAGTTTGTGGGCGGCGTGTTCGGGGGCAACATCAAGCCCACGCCGTTCCTGTGTCTCGTCCTCAAGCTGCTGCAGATCCAGCCCGAGAAGGACATCATCGTCGAGTTCATCAAGAACGAGGACTTCAAGTACGTGCGCTTGCTCGGCGCCATGTACATGCGCCTCACCGGCACGACGGTCGACTGCTACAAGTACCTGGAGCCGCTTTACAACGATTACAG GAAGATCAAGACGCAGAACCGTAACGGCGAGTTTGAGCTGATGCACGTGGACGAGTTCATCCACGAGCTGCTTCACTCGGAGAGAATGTGCGACATCATCCTGCCGCGGCTGCAGAAGCGCCAGGTCCTGGAGGAGGCCGAGATGCTGGAGCCGCGCGTCAGCGCCCTGGAGGAGGACCTGGACGAGGACCTGGACGAGGCCGAGAGCAGcgacgacgatgacgaggaCGACGAGGGCGGCGGGCGGCCCGACGGGGTCCCCGGTCCCGAGCTGCACCGGCGGGGGGCCCGCCGGTGCGACGACAGGCCGCGCCACTcgccctcccccccccgccgccgccgcggcaGCCGCTCGCCACGCCGCAGGAGCCGCTCGCCCAAGGCCCGCCGGAGCCCCGATGCCCGCCGCGAGCGCCGCCGCGGCAGCAAAAGCCCGCGGCGCCACCGGGAGCGCAGGCGCCGCTCCAAGTCGCCGGCCGCCACCCACCGCAGGAGCCGCCGGCACCGCAGCCGCTCCAAGAGCCCCGACAAGAGCGGCAAGAAGAGTCGCAAGAAGAGTCGCCGCAGCGACCCGTAG
- the LOC125979500 gene encoding BRCA1-A complex subunit Abraxas 1 isoform X1, whose translation MAEPSVRIPGIVLSSLLFEHINKDSDVEGLILGENHVEEHVTISDTQEDHVHLRRTSSVHKHVCCHKLDTWYDAAGRVDEEALGRLLGGNHRDLLIGWYRQRRNSERRMTMRERAVHENFRAALRVPHAVFLLVTPAALAEAGSTHRAEYSAFVSGNRQVPVVVTNLASLDHRAYWTASPPCRTPGYRRAVGRHSSTLLDASGRAADAEAVNGMNESLQDELRRACGAVADSERAVQKTLTEVCALRKKLGDSESAAASKAEGVAVATRNLRLRLAIGALVARSPLFGSCTLTRDAFPVLEAARDEMKRRPVAAAKRSAKRKRRKADAAAK comes from the exons ATGGCGGAGCCCTCGGTTCGGATCCCCGGAATTGTTTTGTCTTCTTTATTGTTTGAGCACATCAACAAAGACTCGGACGTG GAAGGTTTGATCCTTGGCGAGAACCACGTGGAGGAGCACGTGACCATCAGCGACACGCAAGAGGACCACGTTCACCTCCGCCGAACGTCCA GCGTCCACAAACACGTGTGTTGCCACAAACTCGACAC ctGGTACGACGCAGCGGGCAGGGTGGACGAGGAGGCGCTTGGCAGGCTCCTGGGGGGAAACCATCGGGATCTCCTGATCGGGTGGTACCGCCAACGCAGGAACTCTGAGCGGCGAATGACAATGCGTGAGAGAGCGGTGCACGAGAACTTTCGGGCGGCGCTGCGCGTGCCGCACGCCGTCTTCCTGCTGGTGACCCCCGCGGCGCTGGCGGAGGCCGGCTCCACCCACCGCGCCGAATACTCTGCCTTTGTCTCCGGCAACAG GCAGGTCCCCGTGGTGGTCACCAACTTGGCCTCGCTGGACCATCGGGCGTACTGGACAGCGTCGCCGCCGTGCCGGACGCCGGGCTACCGCCGCGCCGTCGGCCGCCACAG TTCCACGTTGCTGGACGCCAGCGGTCGGGCGGCGGACGCGGAGGCGGTCAACGGCATGAACGAGTCGCTGCaagacgagcttcgg AGGGCGTGCGGCGCCGTGGCAGACAGCGAGCGCGCCGTGCAGAAGACGCTCACCGAAGTTTGCGCCCTCAGGAAGAAGCTCGGTGACAGCGAGTCGGCCGCGGCCAGCAAAG cagagggcgtggccgTCGCAACAAGGAACCTGCGCCTCCGGCTGGCCATCGGCGCACTCGTGGCCCGCTCGCCGCTCTTTGGCTCGTGTACCCTGACGCGCGACGCCTTTCCCGTGCTGGAGGCCGCGCGCGACGAGATGAAGCGCCGACCCGTCGCGGCGGCCAAACGGTCAGCCAAGAGGAAGCGACGCAAAGCCGACGCCGCCGCAAAGTGA
- the LOC125979500 gene encoding BRCA1-A complex subunit Abraxas 1 isoform X4 has protein sequence MAEPSVRIPGIVLSSLLFEHINKDSDVEGLILGENHVEEHVTISDTQEDHVHLRRTSSVHKHVCCHKLDTWYDAAGRVDEEALGRLLGGNHRDLLIGWYRQRRNSERRMTMRERAVHENFRAALRVPHAVFLLVTPAALAEAGSTHRAEYSAFVSGNRSPWWSPTWPRWTIGRTGQRRRRAGRRATAAPSAATGKERWRRGVRGSRLALLSQFHVAGRQRSGGGRGGGQRHERVAARRASEGVRRRGRQRARRAEDAHRSLRPQEEAR, from the exons ATGGCGGAGCCCTCGGTTCGGATCCCCGGAATTGTTTTGTCTTCTTTATTGTTTGAGCACATCAACAAAGACTCGGACGTG GAAGGTTTGATCCTTGGCGAGAACCACGTGGAGGAGCACGTGACCATCAGCGACACGCAAGAGGACCACGTTCACCTCCGCCGAACGTCCA GCGTCCACAAACACGTGTGTTGCCACAAACTCGACAC ctGGTACGACGCAGCGGGCAGGGTGGACGAGGAGGCGCTTGGCAGGCTCCTGGGGGGAAACCATCGGGATCTCCTGATCGGGTGGTACCGCCAACGCAGGAACTCTGAGCGGCGAATGACAATGCGTGAGAGAGCGGTGCACGAGAACTTTCGGGCGGCGCTGCGCGTGCCGCACGCCGTCTTCCTGCTGGTGACCCCCGCGGCGCTGGCGGAGGCCGGCTCCACCCACCGCGCCGAATACTCTGCCTTTGTCTCCGGCAACAG GTCCCCGTGGTGGTCACCAACTTGGCCTCGCTGGACCATCGGGCGTACTGGACAGCGTCGCCGCCGTGCCGGACGCCGGGCTACCGCCGCGCCGTCGGCCGCCACAGGTAAGGAGCGCTGGCGCCGAGGTGTGCGGGGCTCCCGACTTGCTTTGCTCTCCCAGTTCCACGTTGCTGGACGCCAGCGGTCGGGCGGCGGACGCGGAGGCGGTCAACGGCATGAACGAGTCGCTGCaagacgagcttcgg AGGGCGTGCGGCGCCGTGGCAGACAGCGAGCGCGCCGTGCAGAAGACGCTCACCGAAGTTTGCGCCCTCAGGAAGAAGCTCGGTGA
- the mrps18c gene encoding small ribosomal subunit protein bS18m, whose protein sequence is MLPLKRTYFLFGVFSRLRNASKAAALTGRPVSSDGQDQVKDHPFVRMSNPYKEPHKGCVLCDVTVDFKNIQLLSQFISPHTGRIYGRHITGLCGRKQKEISKAIKKAHAMGFMSVTHKHPELMRDPNICSFKHVD, encoded by the exons atgttgccTCTCAAGCGAACGTATTTCTTGTTTGGGGTCTTTTCGCGCCTCCGAAACGCGAGCAAAGCTGCAG CGTTGACGGGCAGGCCCGTTTCATCCGATGGCCAAGACCAAGTGAAAGACCACCCG TTTGTCAGGATGAGCAATCCGTACAAGGAGCCGCACAAAGGCTGCGTCCTCTGCGACGTCACCGTCGACTTCAAGAACATCCAG CTTCTGTCTCAGTTCATCTCGCCGCACACGGGAAGGATCTACGGCCGCCACATCACCG GCTTGTGTGGACGCAAACAAAAAGAAATCTCCAAGGCCATCAAGAAGGCGCACGCTATGG GTTTCATGTCAGTGACGCACAAACATCCCGAGTTGATGCGGGACCCCAACATCTGCAGCTTCAAACATGTGGAttag